Below is a window of Sulfitobacter sp. SK012 DNA.
AGATCGAGGCGCGCAATCTTGGACCATCTCATAGTCCCGGTGACATCGTGGTTTGGCTACCACAAAAGAGCCTTGTTATCGCGGGCGACATGGCATTTCACGAACGTATGCTTCCCATCTTTTCGCATACGATGACCGCTGATTGGATCGAAACTTGGGACACTCAATTTGAAGCTTTGAATGCCACCTACGTCATTCCAGGGCATGGGCACCCAACTAATATGGACCAAGTGCGCCGCTACACCCGCGACTACCTGATTTATCTGCGCGAGAAGGTTGGGGCACATCTGGACGAAGGTGGTGATCTGGCGGACGCCTATTATATCGACCAATCACCCTACGAGCATCTAGATACTTTTGAAGAACTTGCGACAAAAAATGCAGGTCGCGTTTATGAGCAGATGGAGTTTGAGTAGTGGCTCCGATGATATCAATGCCCGTGCTCCGTAAACTTGCGGTTATCTGTCTGGCCGTTTTAGTTGCTGCCCTCGTTCTGTTCATCACAACAGCCGTTGTTTTCGCACAACCTCCAAAAATGAGCGCTATTGAAGCCCATTCCGCGACACTCAATGGTGACCTGATCATCCTCGACATCAGAAGCCCCGGGGAATGGGCCGAAACCGGCGTCGCGAAGGGCGCATGGCCTGTGACAATGCATAGCCCGAATTTCGGGCCGAACCTACAAAGCATCATTGAGAGATACCCCAACAGGTCCTTGGCCCTCATTTGCGCGACTGGAGGGCGGAGCGATCATGTCGCTACCGTTCTTGAACAAAACGGCCTGTCCGGTGTCATTGATATATCTGAAGGTATGTCTGGGAATGGAATAGCGCCGGGGTGGATCTCCCGAAACCTTCCGATTGTTGATGTCACGGTCGCGCGTGGCAAACACACGGCTTCGATGTTGAAAAAGGACTGATGATTTGGGGAAAATCATTCTCACCATATTATTGTCAATGAT
It encodes the following:
- a CDS encoding rhodanese-like domain-containing protein encodes the protein MISMPVLRKLAVICLAVLVAALVLFITTAVVFAQPPKMSAIEAHSATLNGDLIILDIRSPGEWAETGVAKGAWPVTMHSPNFGPNLQSIIERYPNRSLALICATGGRSDHVATVLEQNGLSGVIDISEGMSGNGIAPGWISRNLPIVDVTVARGKHTASMLKKD